The Gammaproteobacteria bacterium nucleotide sequence CTGGCCCTGGTGGGGGAGTCCGGTTGTGGCAAGAGCACCGTGGGCAAGGCAGTTTTGCAGCTTATCCCGGCCACCCGGGGGCGGGTGCGCTACGACGGCGTGGCTGTGGCGGGCCTGGACGACGGTGCGATGCGTTCCTGTCGCCGCCGGCTGCAGATTGTTTTTCAGGACGCGTATTCCGCCATGAATCCGCGCCTCAGGGTGGAGGATATTATTGCCGAAGGGATGACGGCGCTCAAAGTGGTGACGCGCCGGGCCGGGCGGGAGCGGCGGGTCGGTGAGTTGCTGGAGCAGGTGGGCCTGGGCGCCGCGGCCAAAGGCCGCTACCCCCATGAATTCTCCGGGGGCCAGCGCCAGCGCATCTGCATCGCCCGGGCCCTGGCGGTACAGCCCGGGTTCATTGTCTGCGACGAGCCCACCAGTGCCCTGGATGTGTCGGTGCAGGCGCAGATCCTCAACTTGCTCAAATCCCTGCAAGAGGCGCTGGGCCTGGGGTATTTGTTCATCACCCACAACATGTCCGTGGTGCACTACCTTGCCCACGAGGTGGCGGTGATGTATCTGGGCCGCATTGTGGAATCCGGACCGGTGGATGCGGTGTTGAATGCGCCCCGCCATCCCTACACCCAGGCGTTGCTGGCCGCCGTGCCCACCGTGCACGGGAAAGGCCGGGCCGATGTCACGCCCTTGGCGGGCGATCTCCCCTCGCCCGTCCAGCCACCGGAGGGATGCTATTTTCATCCCCGCTGCCCCCGGGCACGCGAGCAGTGCCGCCGCCAGTATCCGCCAGCGGTGACGGTGGCCGGTGGGCATGTGGTGTGCTGCGTGCTGGCGGACGGGGTTACTTCTTCGGGGTGATACTGTCCGTCTGGGTGCCTTTGAATTTGTCAAAGCTGCGCATGCCGGCGATGCCCAGCATGCCGGTCAGCACCACCCACAAGGCCTGGGCGTCGAGGATGGGGGGCGGCTTGAGTTCGGCGGGGATCCAGCCTTTGGCCTGCATGAAGGTCCAGCCCCAGGTCATCAGAGGATAGAGGATGAACTGATAGGCCAGTGCCACAGCGCCCACCCAGCCGATAAAGGGCCGCCAGCCGGCGACGAACACGCTCTTGTGTTGGGCCTCGGCCTTGTTGATGTCCAGCTGGCCTTGAATCAGGCCGGCCTCCAGCCCCTTCTCCTGCAAAGCGATCTTCATCCGCTCTTCATCGGAAGTGAACAAGTCATCGGCGATTTTGCCGACCCCCTCGATGATGCTGCCTATGCCTAACAGATTCATGCCAGCCCCCTCAGTGTGCGGTTGATCCATCCCAACAGAAATTTGCTCTGACTGCGGTCGCGGTTGCAGATTTCCGCGTAGCGTGCCACTTTCGCCAGCGCGTATTTGGCCACGAAGCTGTCTTCCTCTTCCGCGTTGAGTTTCTCCAGGGTCTTGGGGCCGATAATGCCGTCGGGCACCGTGTCCACCACCAGTTGCGCCAGCTTGATGGCGGTGCGCGGCCCGGCGTTGACCGCGAAGTCGAACAGGCTTTCGGCAATTTTTTGCCTGGCGATGCTGTCACCGTTGACGGCATCCCAAAACGCCGTTTTGTAGAAGTTGCGGACAGACCGGGACAGCGCCGGATTGTCCAGATCGTTGCTGTCGATGTAGCGCCAGCCTTCCCAGCCGGGGTGGAAGTTGCGGGCGATGCCGGCATAGGTCTGCCCGCCGCGGTCACCTGAAACATTGTGGAGCTGATAGCCCCCCTCATTGCGGATCATGATCTCAAATGCGGGATTGAAGTCGGCCATGGGTTCCTCTCCCGTGCGGCGTATATGCCTGCTTTGTTCCCTTCAGTACAGACAGGGTACCTGCATCCGTATTCCAGCCGCAAACCCGTGTTGATGCTGTGGGCCGGGCCAGGCCCGGCACGGGGTGCGGCGGGAGCGCCACCTCGGTGTCAGCGTGACCGCGGCCGGCTCATCGTGACAGTGCTGAGAATGCGGCTCCCGCCCATCCCCCCCAGCACGTAAACCCGCCCCTGCCACACGGCCACGGCCGCCGCGCTGCGCGGTTCGGGCAAAGGGGTGGTTTCAGTCCAGGGGCCGACCCGGCCCGTTTCATCCACGGGGGCGTATTCCACACTGCGCAGGCGCCGGCCGCCGTCGTGGCCGCCCAGTATGTAGAGGTGGTTTTCTAAAGCGAAAGCCTCCGCGATGAAGCGGGGAACGTTGAGGCGGCTGGGTTGGATATGCCAGGGTTTCAGGTTGCCGTCGGGGCGCAGGGCGGCGCTTTCCACATCGCCGTAACTCATGCGGTTTTGGTGTTGCACATGGCCCGCCAACAGGTAGAGATGATGGCCGAGCGCGGCG carries:
- a CDS encoding N-acetylmuramidase; the protein is MADFNPAFEIMIRNEGGYQLHNVSGDRGGQTYAGIARNFHPGWEGWRYIDSNDLDNPALSRSVRNFYKTAFWDAVNGDSIARQKIAESLFDFAVNAGPRTAIKLAQLVVDTVPDGIIGPKTLEKLNAEEEDSFVAKYALAKVARYAEICNRDRSQSKFLLGWINRTLRGLA